In a genomic window of Jeotgalibacillus aurantiacus:
- the pheT gene encoding phenylalanine--tRNA ligase subunit beta, whose amino-acid sequence MFVSYKWLEEYVDLSGITPEELADKITRSGIEVEGVEVPGEGISGVVVGHVLSCEKHPEADKLNICQVDVGEEEPVQIICGAANVGAGQKVAAAKVGAVLPGNFKIKKAKLRGEASHGMICSLQELGVEGKLVTKEYSEGIFNFPQDAEVGADAIEALMLDDSILELGLTPNRADAMSMIGVAYEVGAILDRPVKLPDLSYETVSHQAAADVKLTVEAKKENPVYLAKVMKNVKVKPSPQWMQNRLVAAGIRPHNNIVDITNYILIEYGQPLHAFDLDQVGTGEILVRLANEGEKIKTLDEAERTLQSHHLVITNGKEPIAIAGVMGGYDSEVTSETVNVVIESAYFAPSSVRQTSKDLGLRSEASSRFEKGVDPKRVALAAERAAQLMAQYAGGEVSEGTVAFDELSKEEKKISVSLEKINRVTGTDLSENEVLDLFRRLQITAEASDGVIHVSAPTRRGDLEIEEDLIEEVARLYGYDLIPMTLPVHATNPGGLSVRQQKRRLIRQTAEGAGLTQAVTYSLTNEQKATEFALDTTETVKLLMPMSEERSQLRLSIIPQLLESVSYNRARQKDSSAFYEIGSVFLKTVDQELPKEEEHLAGALTGLWQLHPWQGEKKPVDFYVVKGILDAIWDRLGIKEEIRYETAKMDHLHPGRTAAIYFRDEQIGIVGQVHPVKEKELDLKETYVFEVKLESIYAHDADPLKYSAIPRYPSISRDIALVTDRTVEAGTLETIIKEAGGKLLKSVQLFDLYEGDRMEEGKKSLAFSLLYMDPERTLTDEEVGNVHNRVLEAVKEKTGAELRS is encoded by the coding sequence ATGTTTGTATCATATAAATGGTTAGAAGAATATGTAGATTTATCGGGCATTACACCTGAGGAGCTCGCAGATAAAATTACCCGCTCCGGAATCGAAGTGGAAGGAGTCGAGGTTCCAGGTGAAGGCATCAGCGGTGTTGTCGTTGGACACGTGCTGTCATGCGAAAAGCATCCTGAGGCAGATAAACTGAATATTTGCCAGGTGGACGTTGGTGAAGAAGAGCCTGTACAGATTATCTGTGGCGCAGCGAACGTTGGCGCAGGTCAGAAGGTTGCTGCAGCAAAGGTTGGTGCTGTACTGCCGGGTAATTTTAAGATTAAAAAAGCGAAGCTTCGCGGTGAAGCTTCACACGGAATGATTTGTTCCTTGCAGGAGCTTGGTGTTGAAGGAAAGCTTGTGACAAAGGAGTATTCAGAAGGGATTTTCAACTTCCCTCAGGATGCTGAAGTTGGAGCGGATGCGATTGAAGCGCTGATGCTTGATGACTCTATCCTTGAGCTTGGTTTGACACCTAACCGTGCAGATGCGATGAGCATGATCGGGGTAGCGTATGAGGTCGGTGCGATTTTAGACCGTCCGGTAAAGCTGCCTGATTTGAGTTATGAAACGGTTTCACACCAGGCAGCTGCTGACGTTAAGCTGACGGTTGAAGCGAAAAAAGAAAATCCTGTTTATCTGGCGAAGGTCATGAAAAACGTAAAGGTAAAGCCATCACCTCAGTGGATGCAAAATCGATTAGTCGCAGCAGGTATTCGTCCTCACAACAATATTGTGGACATAACCAACTATATTTTAATTGAATATGGTCAGCCGCTTCATGCTTTTGACTTGGATCAGGTTGGAACAGGTGAAATCCTGGTCCGCCTCGCAAATGAAGGTGAAAAAATTAAAACACTTGATGAAGCGGAACGCACACTTCAGTCTCATCACCTTGTCATTACAAATGGTAAAGAGCCAATCGCAATTGCCGGTGTGATGGGTGGCTATGACAGTGAAGTAACGTCTGAAACCGTGAATGTTGTCATTGAATCGGCTTATTTTGCTCCGTCATCAGTCCGCCAGACTTCAAAGGATCTGGGACTTCGCAGTGAAGCAAGCTCGCGCTTTGAAAAAGGCGTGGATCCGAAACGTGTTGCCCTTGCTGCAGAGCGTGCTGCCCAGCTGATGGCTCAGTACGCAGGAGGTGAAGTTTCAGAGGGAACGGTTGCCTTTGATGAGCTGTCAAAGGAAGAGAAGAAAATCTCTGTTTCCCTTGAGAAAATTAATCGCGTAACAGGAACGGACCTTTCGGAAAATGAAGTGCTTGATCTGTTCCGCCGCCTGCAGATCACGGCAGAAGCGTCAGATGGCGTGATCCATGTTTCAGCACCAACGCGTCGAGGAGATCTTGAAATTGAAGAGGATCTGATTGAGGAAGTAGCGAGACTGTATGGATATGATCTGATTCCAATGACACTTCCGGTTCATGCGACAAATCCGGGCGGACTTTCTGTGAGACAGCAAAAGCGCCGGTTAATCCGCCAGACGGCTGAAGGTGCAGGCCTTACACAGGCAGTGACGTATTCTTTGACGAACGAGCAGAAAGCGACTGAGTTTGCGCTTGATACGACTGAGACAGTGAAGCTGTTAATGCCAATGAGTGAGGAGCGCAGCCAGCTGCGTCTGAGCATCATACCGCAGCTTCTTGAAAGTGTTTCTTATAATCGAGCAAGACAAAAAGACTCTTCAGCCTTTTATGAAATTGGCTCAGTGTTCCTGAAAACAGTGGATCAGGAACTTCCAAAAGAAGAAGAGCATCTAGCCGGCGCACTGACAGGCCTATGGCAGCTGCATCCGTGGCAGGGTGAGAAAAAGCCTGTTGATTTTTATGTAGTAAAAGGAATCCTTGATGCGATCTGGGACCGTCTTGGGATTAAGGAAGAGATCCGTTACGAAACAGCCAAAATGGATCACCTTCACCCTGGACGTACGGCAGCGATTTACTTCAGGGATGAGCAGATCGGTATCGTCGGTCAGGTTCACCCTGTTAAAGAAAAAGAGCTTGACCTGAAGGAAACGTATGTATTTGAAGTGAAGCTTGAGTCCATCTACGCACACGATGCGGACCCGCTTAAATACAGTGCCATTCCACGTTATCCATCGATTTCACGTGATATTGCACTTGTAACGGACCGCACAGTGGAAGCGGGTACCCTTGAGACGATCATTAAGGAAGCCGGCGGTAAACTGCTGAAATCCGTTCAGCTGTTTGACCTTTACGAAGGAGACCGTATGGAGGAAGGCAAGAAGTCACTCGCGTTCTCCCTTCTGTATATGGATCCTGAACGTACGCTGACAGACGAAGAGGTCGGCAACGTCCACAACCGCGTACTTGAAGCGGTGAAAGAGAAAACAGGAGCAGAACTGCGTTCATAA
- the pheS gene encoding phenylalanine--tRNA ligase subunit alpha, whose translation MEERLKELSQQALAQVEEAQDLKAINDVRVAYLGKKGPITEVLKGMGKLSAEERPKMGALANEVRDEIAKAIEVKQEELERQAVEKRLAEEAIDVTLPGRPVPAGHAHPLTTVISEIEDLFISMGYTIEEGPEVEKDYYNFEALNLPKGHPARDMQDSFYITEDILLRTHTSPVQARTMERHAGKGPVKIICPGKVYRRDNDDATHSHQFMQIEGLVVDENIRMSDLKGTLNVFAKKMFGEDREIRLRPSFFPFTEPSVEMDISCKICGGKGCSVCKGTGWIEILGAGMVHPNVLRMAGFDPEKYTGFAFGMGPERIAMLKYGIDDIRHFYTNDYRFLDQFGRKEIR comes from the coding sequence ATGGAAGAACGCTTAAAAGAATTAAGCCAGCAGGCGCTGGCGCAGGTTGAAGAAGCGCAGGATCTTAAAGCAATCAACGATGTACGTGTCGCGTATCTCGGGAAAAAAGGTCCCATTACGGAAGTATTAAAAGGCATGGGTAAGTTATCTGCGGAAGAACGCCCGAAAATGGGGGCGCTTGCCAATGAAGTGCGTGATGAGATTGCTAAGGCCATTGAAGTCAAGCAGGAAGAGCTTGAAAGACAGGCGGTGGAAAAACGTCTTGCAGAGGAAGCGATTGATGTAACCCTTCCAGGCCGCCCTGTGCCGGCAGGTCATGCTCATCCGCTCACGACAGTGATCAGTGAGATCGAAGACCTGTTTATTTCAATGGGTTATACCATTGAAGAAGGACCTGAAGTGGAAAAGGACTATTATAACTTTGAAGCACTGAACCTGCCGAAAGGCCATCCGGCTCGTGATATGCAGGATTCATTTTATATTACTGAGGACATTTTGCTTCGCACGCATACATCCCCTGTTCAGGCAAGAACGATGGAGCGTCATGCAGGTAAAGGTCCGGTGAAAATCATCTGCCCGGGTAAAGTGTACCGCCGTGATAATGATGATGCGACGCACTCACACCAGTTCATGCAAATCGAAGGTCTCGTCGTGGATGAGAATATCCGTATGAGTGATCTGAAAGGAACGCTGAACGTATTTGCCAAAAAGATGTTTGGTGAAGACCGTGAAATCCGTCTGCGCCCAAGCTTTTTCCCATTTACAGAGCCTTCTGTTGAAATGGATATTTCATGTAAAATCTGTGGCGGTAAAGGCTGCAGTGTATGTAAGGGAACAGGATGGATTGAAATTCTTGGTGCAGGTATGGTTCACCCGAACGTACTGCGTATGGCAGGATTTGATCCTGAAAAATATACCGGTTTCGCATTCGGAATGGGGCCGGAACGAATCGCAATGCTGAAATATGGCATTGACGATATCCGTCATTTCTACACAAATGATTACCGCTTTTTAGATCAATTCGGACGAAAAGAAATTCGATAA
- the rplT gene encoding 50S ribosomal protein L20, which translates to MPRVKGGIVSRKRRKRVLKLAKGYYGSKHTLYKVANQQVMKSGNYAFRDRRQKKRDFRKLWITRINAAARTNGLSYSRLMHGLKLAGIEVNRKMLAELAVADEKAFTQLADAAKAELNK; encoded by the coding sequence ATGCCACGTGTTAAAGGTGGAATCGTTTCTCGTAAACGTAGAAAAAGAGTTCTTAAACTCGCTAAAGGATATTATGGTTCAAAACATACGCTATACAAAGTAGCTAACCAGCAGGTAATGAAGTCAGGAAACTATGCTTTCCGTGACCGTCGCCAGAAAAAGCGTGATTTCCGTAAGCTTTGGATTACTCGTATCAACGCAGCAGCTCGTACAAACGGACTTTCTTACAGCCGTTTAATGCACGGACTTAAGCTTGCAGGTATCGAAGTAAACCGTAAAATGCTTGCTGAGCTTGCTGTAGCTGACGAAAAAGCATTCACACAGCTTGCAGACGCTGCAAAAGCTGAACTTAACAAGTAA
- a CDS encoding dUTP diphosphatase, with amino-acid sequence MNWTKLYDMQLELDRFIERENNIEKQEVTDKKILALLVEAGELANETRCFKFWSKKGPSERSVILEEYVDGIHFLLSIGLDLELRYTDQAEVHSGSDLSDLFLDFYHSVTQFRSYQSQFNYDGMWDRYLKIGTVLGFSVEDVMSAYTEKNEVNIKRQQEGY; translated from the coding sequence ATGAACTGGACTAAATTGTATGATATGCAACTTGAACTTGACCGCTTTATTGAGCGTGAAAATAATATTGAAAAACAGGAAGTAACGGATAAAAAAATACTCGCGCTGCTCGTTGAAGCAGGAGAGCTGGCTAATGAAACGAGATGTTTTAAATTCTGGAGCAAAAAAGGCCCATCCGAGAGATCAGTCATTCTAGAGGAATATGTGGACGGGATCCATTTTCTTTTGTCTATCGGGCTTGATCTGGAATTAAGATATACAGATCAGGCAGAAGTGCATTCTGGCAGTGATTTGAGCGACCTGTTCCTTGACTTTTACCATTCAGTTACTCAATTCAGAAGCTATCAGAGCCAATTTAATTACGATGGAATGTGGGATCGGTATTTAAAAATTGGGACGGTACTCGGCTTTTCTGTGGAGGACGTCATGAGTGCATATACGGAAAAAAATGAAGTTAATATTAAGCGTCAGCAGGAAGGCTATTAA
- the zapA gene encoding cell division protein ZapA, whose product MGAAALSNNGKNRINVDIYGQSYSIVGSESTSHIRLVASMVDDKMREISSINPSLDTSKLAVLTAVNAVHDFLKLKEEIEELEFELKKLRD is encoded by the coding sequence ATGGGGGCAGCTGCGTTGTCGAATAACGGAAAAAATCGGATAAACGTTGACATCTATGGACAATCATACTCCATCGTCGGCAGTGAGTCCACGTCTCACATCAGACTTGTTGCCTCAATGGTTGATGATAAGATGAGGGAGATCAGCTCGATCAACCCTTCGCTTGATACATCAAAACTGGCTGTTTTAACAGCTGTGAATGCTGTCCATGATTTTTTAAAGTTAAAAGAAGAGATTGAAGAACTAGAGTTCGAATTAAAAAAACTAAGGGATTGA
- the sspI gene encoding small acid-soluble spore protein SspI, with amino-acid sequence MNLNIRETVIHNVKDNSTAQLEDTITDSIERKKEELLPGLGVLFEIIWKESSGEDQQKMLELLENGLKH; translated from the coding sequence ATGAATTTGAACATCCGCGAAACCGTCATTCACAATGTAAAGGATAATTCAACCGCCCAGCTTGAGGACACCATTACCGATTCCATCGAGCGTAAAAAGGAAGAATTACTCCCAGGGCTCGGCGTCCTGTTTGAAATTATCTGGAAAGAAAGTTCAGGAGAAGACCAGCAAAAAATGCTTGAGCTTCTTGAAAACGGCCTGAAACATTAA
- a CDS encoding TrmH family RNA methyltransferase, whose translation MSVIQSMQNGKVKEWKKLLTKKGRDKSGLFLVEGYHLIEEAILADAVIEVIVREGVEIPGKAEELPVSIVTEEISAALAETEHSQGVFAICRQPDLNVATLTGKQLLILDSVQDPGNIGTMIRTADAAGIDAVILGKGTADPYNAKILRAAQGSHFHLPIVKEDIQSVLAYCKNNGISVFGTSLQEALPYREVDSKKEFALIMGNEGAGMKQELLEQTDQNLYIPIYGKSESLNVAIAAGILLYHLKG comes from the coding sequence ATGAGTGTGATTCAGTCCATGCAAAATGGGAAGGTAAAAGAGTGGAAAAAGCTTTTGACGAAAAAGGGACGGGATAAATCCGGTTTGTTTCTTGTTGAAGGATATCATTTGATAGAAGAAGCAATTCTTGCGGATGCAGTTATTGAAGTGATTGTCCGTGAAGGTGTGGAGATACCAGGAAAAGCAGAGGAGCTACCGGTTTCGATCGTGACAGAGGAGATCAGTGCAGCCCTTGCCGAGACAGAGCATTCACAAGGTGTATTTGCTATTTGCAGACAGCCTGATCTGAATGTGGCAACGCTGACAGGGAAGCAGCTGCTGATCCTTGATTCCGTTCAGGATCCCGGAAATATCGGAACGATGATCCGGACAGCGGACGCGGCCGGAATAGATGCTGTCATTTTAGGAAAAGGGACGGCGGATCCTTATAATGCTAAAATTCTGCGTGCAGCCCAGGGCAGTCATTTCCATCTTCCGATTGTTAAAGAAGACATCCAATCTGTTCTTGCGTATTGTAAAAACAACGGTATTTCTGTTTTCGGTACGTCACTGCAGGAGGCACTTCCGTATAGAGAAGTGGACAGCAAGAAAGAATTTGCCCTCATCATGGGGAATGAGGGAGCGGGGATGAAACAGGAGCTGCTTGAGCAGACCGATCAGAACCTGTATATTCCGATCTATGGGAAAAGTGAATCGTTAAATGTGGCGATTGCTGCAGGTATTCTGCTTTATCATTTAAAGGGATAG
- a CDS encoding small multi-drug export protein — protein sequence MGLVEYVLLFLAAATPWLEIALVVPLGIVRGLSPFWVMVTGFAGNLLTVFLLIVLFQRVRDYLANRKKGEKKEGKRQTRARNIWNKYGLPGLSLLGPILIGTHIAAFISMSLGADKARVLFWQIVSIALWTLIFGYAAIAGVDFLIRES from the coding sequence GTGGGTTTGGTTGAGTATGTGCTGTTGTTTTTGGCTGCTGCTACGCCGTGGCTGGAAATTGCATTAGTGGTTCCTTTGGGGATTGTGAGAGGGCTGTCGCCATTTTGGGTCATGGTAACCGGTTTTGCGGGGAATTTATTAACGGTCTTTTTATTAATTGTTTTATTTCAGAGGGTAAGGGATTATCTGGCGAACAGGAAAAAAGGTGAAAAGAAAGAAGGGAAGAGGCAGACGAGAGCGCGTAATATTTGGAATAAATACGGGCTGCCGGGGCTATCCCTTCTTGGACCGATTCTGATTGGTACTCATATTGCTGCGTTTATCAGCATGTCGCTTGGTGCAGATAAAGCAAGAGTGCTATTCTGGCAAATCGTCAGTATTGCCTTGTGGACGCTGATCTTCGGGTATGCTGCGATAGCAGGTGTTGATTTTCTGATCCGTGAGTCTTAA
- a CDS encoding YusW family protein, producing the protein MKYTYTLTTIATMTFLLAACGDDETVNNPAPEEEQSGQQSDSGSSQDNTDIPYLEFDIDVDYEGNDNDFETTYDAEGETIKASFEDEQNMMMLSGDDAFQEMQPVLSSFEFTVDTPDEEVINAVIEGFEIEEGFQSIDVEIKFEDGTEKDYEREA; encoded by the coding sequence TTGAAATACACATATACCCTTACCACAATCGCCACCATGACCTTTCTTCTTGCAGCCTGCGGTGATGATGAAACAGTCAATAACCCTGCCCCCGAAGAAGAACAATCAGGTCAACAGTCTGACAGCGGATCTTCACAGGATAACACTGACATACCTTATTTAGAGTTTGACATTGATGTCGATTATGAAGGAAATGATAATGATTTTGAAACGACTTACGATGCAGAAGGAGAAACGATTAAAGCTTCTTTTGAAGATGAACAAAATATGATGATGCTCTCAGGAGATGACGCATTTCAAGAGATGCAGCCTGTTTTAAGCAGCTTCGAATTTACAGTGGATACACCCGATGAAGAAGTGATCAATGCTGTTATTGAGGGGTTCGAAATTGAAGAAGGCTTCCAGTCTATCGATGTTGAAATTAAATTCGAAGACGGAACAGAAAAAGATTATGAACGTGAAGCATAA
- a CDS encoding M42 family metallopeptidase translates to MAEYNEQLTMLKDLTDAKGIPGNEREPREVMKKYIAPFADEVTTDGIGSLIAKKTGEANGPRVMVAGHLDEVGFMITQIDDKGFLRFQTVGGWWSQVMLAQRVTIVTKKGDITGVIGSKPPHILPPEARKKPVDIKDMFIDIGASSREEAMEWGVTPGDMAVPYFEFTVMNNDKMLLAKAWDNRIGCAIAIDVMRALKDAQHPNEVYGVGTVQEEVGLRGARTAAATVKPDIGIAVDVGIAGDTPGITSKEASSKMGDGPQIILYDASMVGHKGLRDFITGIADEHGIPYQFDAIAGGGTDAGSIHLSATGAPSIAITVASRYIHSHAAMIHKDDYENAVKLIVEVIKKLDRDAVNKITFD, encoded by the coding sequence ATGGCTGAATATAACGAACAGCTGACGATGCTTAAAGACTTAACGGATGCTAAAGGTATTCCGGGTAACGAACGTGAACCGAGAGAGGTAATGAAAAAATACATAGCACCATTCGCTGATGAAGTGACAACGGACGGAATCGGTAGTCTGATCGCCAAAAAGACAGGTGAGGCAAATGGACCGCGTGTTATGGTTGCCGGTCACCTGGATGAAGTCGGATTTATGATCACGCAGATTGATGATAAAGGTTTTCTGCGCTTTCAAACCGTAGGAGGCTGGTGGTCACAGGTAATGCTGGCTCAGCGCGTTACGATTGTAACGAAAAAAGGGGATATTACCGGGGTCATTGGTTCAAAACCACCTCATATCCTTCCTCCGGAAGCGCGTAAAAAACCGGTTGATATCAAAGACATGTTTATTGATATCGGTGCTTCTTCCCGTGAAGAGGCAATGGAGTGGGGTGTCACACCTGGTGATATGGCTGTTCCTTATTTCGAATTTACTGTCATGAACAATGACAAGATGCTTCTTGCAAAAGCCTGGGATAACCGTATTGGCTGTGCGATTGCCATTGATGTCATGAGAGCGTTAAAAGATGCGCAGCACCCGAATGAAGTATACGGTGTAGGCACGGTTCAGGAGGAAGTGGGACTGCGCGGTGCCCGTACGGCGGCAGCAACAGTGAAGCCGGATATCGGTATTGCAGTTGACGTGGGTATTGCGGGGGATACACCTGGTATTACGTCTAAAGAAGCCAGCTCTAAAATGGGTGACGGTCCTCAGATAATCCTTTATGATGCATCGATGGTTGGTCATAAAGGGCTGAGAGATTTTATTACGGGTATTGCTGATGAGCATGGTATTCCATATCAGTTTGATGCGATTGCAGGCGGAGGAACGGACGCTGGATCGATTCATCTTTCTGCGACGGGTGCACCGTCGATTGCGATTACGGTTGCTTCGCGTTATATTCATTCGCATGCTGCGATGATTCATAAAGATGATTATGAGAATGCGGTGAAGTTGATTGTGGAAGTGATTAAGAAGCTGGATCGTGATGCGGTGAATAAGATTACGTTTGATTAA
- the infC gene encoding translation initiation factor IF-3, with the protein MVNEGIRSREVRLIDQNGEQLGIKSKNEALDIAARVNLDLVLVAPNAKPPVARIMDYGKFKFEQQKKEKEARKNQKVINLKEVRLSPTIDEHDFNTKLRNARKFLEKGDKVKASIRFRGRAITHKEIGQRVLERFAEECKDVSTVESKPKMDGRSMFLMLAPTIEK; encoded by the coding sequence ATGGTTAACGAAGGAATCCGTTCACGCGAAGTACGTTTAATCGATCAAAACGGCGAACAGCTTGGTATTAAATCCAAGAACGAAGCCCTTGATATTGCAGCGCGTGTAAACCTTGATCTGGTTCTTGTTGCACCAAATGCGAAGCCGCCTGTTGCACGTATCATGGATTACGGTAAATTCAAGTTCGAGCAGCAGAAGAAAGAAAAAGAGGCACGTAAAAATCAAAAGGTTATCAATCTGAAAGAAGTTCGTCTAAGTCCGACGATTGATGAGCATGATTTTAACACGAAGCTTCGTAATGCACGCAAGTTCCTTGAAAAAGGGGATAAAGTAAAAGCGTCCATCCGTTTCCGCGGACGTGCGATCACGCACAAGGAAATCGGACAGCGGGTTTTAGAGCGTTTCGCTGAGGAATGCAAAGACGTTTCAACAGTGGAATCAAAACCTAAAATGGACGGCCGCAGCATGTTCTTAATGCTTGCACCAACGATCGAAAAGTAA
- a CDS encoding sigma-w pathway protein ysdB, whose amino-acid sequence MVVLLLRLIILAAVLYLIYKGFKYLFDPKRKLELAHEKADYYFHDDSNNPRKNFFITYKGLMFQGEKYLGETERSFDVVSIFIWPHDPSRLQGFTIEDFRFLETEVRSNYPHARIDWKSPIRELLEKDRME is encoded by the coding sequence ATGGTTGTTCTTTTGCTGAGGCTGATTATACTTGCAGCTGTTCTTTATCTTATTTATAAGGGATTTAAATATTTGTTTGATCCGAAGAGGAAATTGGAGCTTGCCCACGAAAAAGCAGATTATTATTTTCATGATGATTCGAATAATCCACGTAAAAATTTCTTTATTACTTATAAAGGTCTGATGTTTCAAGGTGAAAAATATCTGGGTGAAACGGAGCGTTCATTTGATGTTGTTTCGATTTTCATCTGGCCGCATGACCCTTCCAGACTGCAGGGGTTTACGATTGAGGATTTCCGCTTTCTTGAAACGGAGGTTCGCAGCAATTATCCCCACGCCAGGATTGATTGGAAGAGTCCGATCAGGGAGCTGCTTGAAAAGGATCGGATGGAATGA
- a CDS encoding DUF1294 domain-containing protein, with product MNQLFLGYLLLINIAGFATMGIDKKKAKKNEYRIPEKTLWLVAFAGGALGSWLGMQFFHHKTRHRNFSMGLPFLVIVYGGLLIYTYYWQ from the coding sequence ATGAATCAGCTATTTTTGGGATACTTACTGTTAATCAATATTGCGGGATTTGCTACGATGGGGATCGATAAAAAGAAGGCTAAGAAAAATGAGTACCGTATTCCAGAAAAAACATTGTGGCTTGTTGCATTCGCAGGAGGAGCGCTCGGCAGCTGGCTTGGCATGCAGTTTTTTCACCACAAGACAAGACACCGTAACTTCTCCATGGGACTTCCATTTCTCGTAATCGTGTATGGAGGGCTTCTGATTTATACCTATTACTGGCAGTAA
- the rpmI gene encoding 50S ribosomal protein L35 — protein sequence MPKMKTHRGSAKRFKKTGSGKLKRSRAYTSHLFANKSTKAKRKLRKGSLVSSGDYKRIKNMI from the coding sequence ATGCCAAAAATGAAAACTCACCGTGGATCAGCTAAGCGTTTCAAAAAGACTGGATCTGGAAAACTTAAGCGTTCACGTGCATACACTAGTCACCTTTTCGCTAACAAGTCTACAAAAGCTAAGCGTAAGCTTCGCAAAGGTTCTCTTGTGTCTTCAGGCGATTACAAGCGCATCAAAAACATGATCTAA
- the rnhC gene encoding ribonuclease HIII, protein MPNTVLTVSQSELLKMQDYYKRSLKANPPQGAVFAAKAPTYSVTAYKSGKVLFQGKDGETEAAKWGTADAKRTVKAAASSADLPQNIATMSLIGTDEVGTGDYFGPITVVAAYVKKEQIPLLKELGVKDSKHLTDETIVKIARGLIQTIPYSLLTLPNEKYNEKQAQGWSQGKIKAVLHNQAILHLLKKMNPEKPEGVLIDQFAEKQVYYRHIQNEKMIYCQNVYFSTKAEGIHLAVASASIIARYAFIKAMDQLSEKAGFTIPKGAGAKVDQAAAKLIRKFGEEELHTFAKVHFANTQKAKKLI, encoded by the coding sequence ATGCCAAACACTGTTTTAACTGTATCACAGAGCGAACTGCTGAAGATGCAGGACTATTATAAAAGAAGTTTAAAAGCAAATCCACCACAAGGTGCCGTTTTCGCAGCAAAAGCACCTACCTATTCAGTAACTGCCTATAAATCCGGAAAAGTATTATTTCAGGGTAAAGATGGGGAGACAGAGGCAGCAAAGTGGGGAACTGCTGATGCCAAAAGGACTGTCAAAGCAGCGGCCTCATCAGCTGATCTGCCTCAGAACATAGCAACGATGTCACTGATTGGAACGGATGAAGTTGGAACAGGTGACTATTTCGGGCCAATCACGGTTGTGGCAGCTTATGTAAAAAAAGAGCAGATTCCTCTTTTAAAGGAGCTTGGCGTAAAAGATTCCAAGCATTTAACGGATGAAACGATTGTCAAAATCGCCAGGGGTTTAATCCAGACCATTCCCTACAGTCTGCTGACGCTCCCGAATGAGAAATATAACGAAAAGCAGGCACAGGGCTGGAGTCAGGGGAAGATTAAAGCTGTCCTTCATAATCAGGCCATTCTTCATTTACTGAAGAAAATGAATCCCGAAAAGCCTGAAGGTGTCTTAATCGATCAGTTTGCAGAAAAGCAGGTGTATTACCGCCATATTCAAAATGAAAAGATGATCTATTGTCAAAATGTCTATTTTAGCACGAAAGCTGAAGGGATTCATTTAGCAGTGGCTTCAGCTTCCATTATCGCCCGCTATGCCTTTATTAAAGCCATGGACCAGCTGAGCGAAAAAGCAGGATTTACGATCCCTAAAGGTGCCGGCGCGAAAGTTGACCAGGCTGCCGCAAAGCTGATCAGAAAGTTTGGCGAAGAGGAGCTTCACACATTTGCGAAAGTTCATTTCGCGAACACACAGAAGGCGAAAAAGCTGATATAA